In a single window of the Platichthys flesus chromosome 5, fPlaFle2.1, whole genome shotgun sequence genome:
- the LOC133954233 gene encoding tubulin beta-4B chain-like: MREILHLQAGQCGNQIGAKFWEVISDEHGIDPTGSYHGDSDLQLDRINVYYNEASGGKYVPRAILVDLEPGTMDSVRSGPFGQLFRPDNFVFGQSGAGNNWAKGHYTEGAELVDSVMDVVRKEAESCDCLQGFQLTHSLGGGTGSGMGTLLISKIREEYPDRIMNTFSVVPSPKVSDTVVEPYNATLSVHQLVENTDETYCIDNEALYDICFRTLKLTTPTYGDLNHLVSATMSGVTTCLRFPGQLNADLRKLAVNMVPFPRLHFFMPGFAPLTSRGSQQYRALSVPELTQQMFDAKNMMAACDPRHGRYLTVAAIFRGRMSMKEVDEQMLNVQNKNSSYFVEWIPNNVKTAVCDIPPRGLKMAATFIGNSTAIQELFKRISEQFTAMFRRKAFLHWYTGEGMDEMEFTEAESNMNDLVSEYQQYQDATAEEGEFEEEGEEEVA, encoded by the exons ATGCGTGAGATCCTGCATCTGCAGGCCGGCCAGTGCGGAAACCAGATTGGAGCAAAG TTCTGGGAGGTGATCAGTGATGAGCACGGCATCGACCCAACAGGCAGTTACCATGGAGACAGCGACCTGCAGTTGGACAGAATAAATGTCTACTACAATGAGGCTTCAG GTGGGAAATACGTCCCGAGGGCCATCTTGGTGGATCTGGAGCCAGGCACCATGGACTCTGTCCGCTCCGGCCCCTTTGGCCAGCTCTTCAGACCAGACAACTTTGTCTTTG GCCAGAGTGGAGCAGGTAACAACTGGGCCAAGGGCCACTACACAGAGGGGGCTGAGCTGGTGGACTCTGTCATGGACGTAGTGAGGAAGGAGGCTGAGAGCTGCGACTGTCTCCAGGGTTTCCAGCTCACACACTCCCTGGGTGGTGGTACCGGCTCCGGCATGGGAACACTGCTCATCAGCAAGATCCGCGAGGAGTACCCCGATCGTATCATGAACACCTTCAGCGTGGTGCCCTCTCCTAAG GTGTCAGACACAGTGGTGGAGCCCTACAACGCCACCCTGTCAGTCCACCAGCTGGTTGAGAACACAGATGAGACTTACTGCATCGACAACGAGGCCTTGTATGACATCTGCTTCCGCACCCTCAAACTTACCACACCCACTTACGGAGACCTCAACCATCTGGTCTCTGCCACCATGAGTGGTGTGACAACATGCCTGCGTTTCCCCGGCCAGCTCAACGCCGACCTCCGCAAACTGGCCGTCAACATGGTACCCTTCCCTCGTCTGCACTTCTTCATGCCCGGCTTTGCCCCCCTGACCAGCCGTGGCAGCCAGCAGTACAGAGCCCTCTCTGTGCCCGAACTCACTCAACAGATGTTCGACGCCAAGAACATGATGGCCGCCTGCGACCCACGCCACGGCCGATACCTGACAGTGGCCGCCATCTTCCGTGGGCGCATGTCAATGAAAGAAGTCGATGAGCAGATGCTGAACGTGCAGAACAAGAACAGCAGCTACTTTGTAGAATGGATCCCCAACAACGTCAAGACAGCCGTGTGCGACATCCCTCCACGTGGGCTCAAGATGGCCGCCACCTTCATCGGCAACAGCACAGCCATCCAGGAGCTGTTCAAGCGCATCTCCGAGCAGTTCACCGCCATGTTCCGCAGAAAGGCCTTCCTCCATTGGTACACCGGCGAGGGCATGGATGAGATGGAGTTCACTGAGGCAGAGAGCAACATGAACGACCTGGTGTCCGAGTACCAGCAGTACCAGGACGCCACGGCTGAGGAGGGAGAGttcgaggaggagggagaggaagaagtggCCTAA